A window from Dioscorea cayenensis subsp. rotundata cultivar TDr96_F1 chromosome 10, TDr96_F1_v2_PseudoChromosome.rev07_lg8_w22 25.fasta, whole genome shotgun sequence encodes these proteins:
- the LOC120270167 gene encoding sister chromatid cohesion 1 protein 2-like, whose protein sequence is MFYSKSMLSKKGPLGNIWVAAYFFRKLKKEQIASTDISSSIDKMLHDVQLSYRTLAHLLLGIVKIFSKKVDFLYRDSNEALMKICKSSIDSQLNLSKEVANTTQHKVSKQGVRAMKHKAGGTLDTITPLAGVIGGPYHDTSITIPQRFELDSFDIGIQEDRDNCNFREECNIEDAWSADRSPRTSLDKCYHRETTSNAEFSSACFTPLADVLPSYMMDIDEEINKIYKSDGGEAVGQEFREDSDHIEYCNNLETMVARNILGSTFFDMENGNHEHSESLEEIVSQTIQKNSHVNQPEIHVELVNFA, encoded by the exons ATGTTCTACTCCAAGTCTATGCTTTCCAAGAAGGGCCCTCTGGGCAACATTTGGGTGGCTGCTTACTTTTTCAGGAAGCTTAAGAAGGAGCAGATTGCAAGCACTGACATCTCCTCCTCCATTG ACAAAATGTTGCATGATGTTCAACTATCATATAGAACTTTGGCTCACCTGCTTTTGGGCATTGTAAAGATATTCTCAAAGAAAGTAGACTTTCTCTACCGTGATAGCAATGAGGCTTTGATGAAAATCTGTAAGTCTTCAATTGATAGCCAGTTAAATCTATCCAAAGAAGTTGCCAATACTACCCAACATAAGGTATCTAAGCAAGGCGTCCGTGCAATGAAACACAAGGCCGGTGGAACTTTAGACACTATTACACCATTGGCAGGAGTGATTGGCGGGCCATATCATGATACTTCTATCACTATTCCTCAGAGATTTGAACTTGATTCTTTTGACATCGGGATCCAGGAAGATAG AGACAACTGTAACTTTCGTGAAGAGTGCAACATTGAAG ATGCATGGTCTGCAGATAGGAGTCCACGTACCTCTCTTGACAAG TGTTATCACAGGGAGACTACTTCTAATGCTGAGTTCAGTTCTGCATGTTTTACTCCATTGGCTGA TGTGCTTCCATCCTATAtgatggatattgatgaagaaattaacaaaatttacaaGTCAGATGGTGGAGAAGCAGTTgggcaggaattcagagaagATTCTGACCATATAGAATATTGCAATAACCTTGAAACTATGGTGGCCCGGAATATACTAGGCTCCACCTTCTTTGATATGGAGAATGGAAATCATGAACATTCAGAGAGCTTAGAAGAGATTGTCTCACAAACTATTCAGAAGAACTCACATGTTAATCAACCAGAAATTCATGTGGAACTGGTAAACTTTGCCTGA
- the LOC120270168 gene encoding sister chromatid cohesion 1 protein 2-like isoform X1, whose amino-acid sequence MSSSLKRGIMNSSNLVCKRRKLPITCLDIWKACRFANVQEVFMEPLITCMPLELKALYKGKLPNASPLKKLSEFLVEPVEPPIEPLENAAEPIDLQDVTEPIGLQSSVEQVDHQCVIEHVNLQEGSSDNPLEKISIQENSYVLIPETPDTPAAIKLLEMKAKSMESSSSDSVLNMMDGDLDSRGGYSNEQEDDGCSETTRVVARFLHHKFTSHREGEQKKTLNLSSFLQGSTRTKSAKVFYEILALRSFGCIDVTQDSPYSDIILSATSQLENILEKH is encoded by the exons ATGTCTAGTTCTCTTAAGCGTGGAATAATGAATTCAAGCAATTTAGTATGCAAACGGAGAAAATTACCCATTACCTGTCTAGATATTTGGAAGGCATGCAGATTTGCTAATGTGCAGGAGGTTTTTATGGAACCATTGATAACCT GCATGCCTTTGGAACTCAAAGCTCTTTACAAGGGTAAATTACCCAATGCATCTCCATTGAAGAAACTTTCAGAATTTCTGGTTGAACCCGTTGAACCACCCATTGAACCATTGGAAAATGCTGCTGAACCGATTGATTTACAAGATGTTACTGAGCCAATTGGTTTGCAAAGTAGCGTTGAACAGGTCGATCACCAATGTGTCATTGAGCATGTCAATTTGCAAGAGGGAAGTTCTGATAATCCCTTGGAGAAAATTTCTATTCAGGAAAATAGTTATGTCCTAATTCCAGAAACTCCTGACACTCCGGCAGCTATCAAATTACTTGAAATGAAAGCAAAATCTATGGAGTCATCATCTTCAGATTCTGTGTTGAATATGATGGATGGA GATCTCGACTCTCGTGGAGGGTATAGCAATGAACAAG AGGATGATGGATGTTCGGAAACAACCAG GGTAGTGGCAAGGTTTCTGCATCACAAATTCACAAGTCATAGAGAAggagaacaaaagaaaactcTCAATTTGTCATCTTTCCTTCAAGGTAGCACTAGAACCAAGTCGGCCAAGGTTTTCTATGAAATTCTG GCATTGAGGAGCTTTGGATGTATTGATGTCACTCAAGACTCTCCGTATAGTGATATCATTTTATCGGCAACTTCACAACTTGAAAATATACTTGAGAAACATTAG
- the LOC120270168 gene encoding sister chromatid cohesion 1 protein 3-like isoform X2 yields MPLELKALYKGKLPNASPLKKLSEFLVEPVEPPIEPLENAAEPIDLQDVTEPIGLQSSVEQVDHQCVIEHVNLQEGSSDNPLEKISIQENSYVLIPETPDTPAAIKLLEMKAKSMESSSSDSVLNMMDGDLDSRGGYSNEQEDDGCSETTRVVARFLHHKFTSHREGEQKKTLNLSSFLQGSTRTKSAKVFYEILALRSFGCIDVTQDSPYSDIILSATSQLENILEKH; encoded by the exons ATGCCTTTGGAACTCAAAGCTCTTTACAAGGGTAAATTACCCAATGCATCTCCATTGAAGAAACTTTCAGAATTTCTGGTTGAACCCGTTGAACCACCCATTGAACCATTGGAAAATGCTGCTGAACCGATTGATTTACAAGATGTTACTGAGCCAATTGGTTTGCAAAGTAGCGTTGAACAGGTCGATCACCAATGTGTCATTGAGCATGTCAATTTGCAAGAGGGAAGTTCTGATAATCCCTTGGAGAAAATTTCTATTCAGGAAAATAGTTATGTCCTAATTCCAGAAACTCCTGACACTCCGGCAGCTATCAAATTACTTGAAATGAAAGCAAAATCTATGGAGTCATCATCTTCAGATTCTGTGTTGAATATGATGGATGGA GATCTCGACTCTCGTGGAGGGTATAGCAATGAACAAG AGGATGATGGATGTTCGGAAACAACCAG GGTAGTGGCAAGGTTTCTGCATCACAAATTCACAAGTCATAGAGAAggagaacaaaagaaaactcTCAATTTGTCATCTTTCCTTCAAGGTAGCACTAGAACCAAGTCGGCCAAGGTTTTCTATGAAATTCTG GCATTGAGGAGCTTTGGATGTATTGATGTCACTCAAGACTCTCCGTATAGTGATATCATTTTATCGGCAACTTCACAACTTGAAAATATACTTGAGAAACATTAG
- the LOC120270166 gene encoding sister chromatid cohesion 1 protein 3-like: MSESNALFTRKGPLGNIWMAAYFFRQLKKKQIASTDISSSIDKILPDAEIPYRILTLLLLGAAKIYAKKVELLYKDCNEALTKINKASINELLLLPDEVTGTSQRKVSEKGKASVSLETTPPLAGAICEPYHGASIIIPERFELDSFDLGIPEDGDTSHSDYNIEDAWTADRSPCTSLHECYHTEATHAGLISGLTLSDDVLPPCVMDINEEISKIYKPDDSVAGGEEFGGDSDHAEDCNDHEDMLAGDILDSSLFNMETGNQEHSDNLDEIISKIIQNNLHDDQPEIHGKSVCLFETETSVSERDIAPEGPTEDTPVETQANIIRGKDPVITLANKERFQLLRKKNYFFDKISVLSDNSQFGMSNLRRNRKIISYARLDVWKACRSANVKQGFLQPLLTGMSPELKALYKDKLTNPFSLKRSSEFVNEQAKQSQHGTETIDLQDVDGLIDLKDITEPVDTLNLAGHVDQFNVAEPVDTMNLAGPVDEINVAEPVDLQNVSEPVNLQNVVEPVNMQIDTHDNPLENILTQEQSHMDILTAETPSTSTDMELYDMEATSTESSSSDFELDAMDGDQDSDGGYSNQQEEDNDDGLSDKTKEVAHLLHKKLASNGEGQEKKTLNLSSVLRDGTRAMSAKFFYETLALKSLGCIDTTQESPYGDIVVSATPQLEKIMDRC, translated from the exons ATGTCTGAATCTAATGCTCTGTTTACCCGGAAGGGGCCTCTGGGCAACATTTGGATGGCTGCTTACTTTTTCAGGCAGCTTAAGAAGAAGCAGATTGCAAGCACTGATATCTCCTCATCAATTG ATAAAATTTTGCCTGATGCTGAAATTCCATATAGAATTTTGACTCTACTTCTTCTCGGAGCTGCAAAGATATATGCAAAGAAAGTAGAGCTTTTATATAAGGACTGCAATGAGGCCTTGACAAAAATCAATAAGGCTTCAATTAATGAACTGTTATTGTTGCCGGATGAAGTGACTGGTACAAGCCAGCGTAAGGTATCTGAGAAAGGCAAGGCCAGTGTATCTTTAGAAACTACTCCACCATTGGCAGGAGCGATTTGCGAGCCATATCATGGTGCTTCTATTATAATTCCCGAAAGATTCGAACTTGATTCTTTTGACCTTGGGATCCCAGAAGATGG GGACACATCTCATTCAGATTACAACATTGAAG ATGCATGGACTGCTGATAGGAGCCCATGTACCTCTCTTCATGAG TGCTATCACACTGAGGCTACTCATGCTGGGCTCATTTCTGGTTTAACTCTATCGGATGA TGTTCTTCCGCCTTGTGTGATGGatatcaatgaagaaattaGCAAAATTTATAAGCCAGATGACTCAGTTGCAGGAGGGGAGGAATTTGGAGGAGATTCTGACCATGCAGAAGATTGCAATGACCATGAAGATATGTTGGCTGGGGATATATTAGACTCCTCCCTTTTTAATATGGAGACAGGAAATCAAGAACATTCAGACAACTTAGATgagattatttcaaaaattattcaGAACAATTTACATGATGATCAACCAGAAATTCATGGGAAGTCAGTGTGCTTGTTTGAAACCGAAACATCAGTATCTGAGAGAGACATTGCCCCTGAAGGACCAACAGAAGATACTCCGGTTGAAACTCAAGCTAATATCATACGTGGCAAAGATCCAG TTATTACTCTAGCCAATAAGGAGAGGTTTCAATTGCTTAGgaagaaaaattatttctttgatAAGATCTCGGTGCTCTCTGACAA TTCTCAGTTTGGGATGAGCAATTTAAGACGCAATCGGAAAATAATATCTTATGCACGTCTAGATGTTTGGAAGGCATGCAGATCTGCTAATGTGAAGCAAGGTTTTCTGCAACCATTGTTAACTG GCATGTCTCCAGAACTCAAAGCTCTTTATAAGGACAAATTAACCAATCCATTTTCATTGAAGAGATCTTCAGAATTTGTGAATGAACAAGCTAAACAATCGCAGCATGGCACTGAAACAATTGATTTACAAGATGTTGATGGATTGATTGATTTGAAAGATATTACTGAACCTGTTGATACGTTGAATCTTGCTGGACATGTTGATCAGTTTAATGTTGCTGAACCTGTTGATACAATGAATCTTGCTGGACCTGTCGATGAGATTAATGTTGCTGAACCTGTTGATCTGCAAAATGTTTCTGAACCTGTCAATCTGCAAAATGTTGTTGAACCTGTCAATATGCAAATCGACACCCATGATAATCCCTTGGAGAACATTCTGACCCAAGAACAAAGTCACATGGATATCCTGACGGCAGAAACTCCTTCCACTTCAACAGATATGGAATTATATGACATGGAAGCGACAAGCACTGAGTCATCATCTTCAGATTTTGAGCTGGATGCAATGGATGGG GATCAGGACTCTGATGGAGGGTATAGCAATCAACAAGAAG AGGATAATGATGATGGCTTGTCAGACAAAACAAA agaagtGGCACATTTACTTCATAAAAAATTGGCAAGCAATGGAGAAGGGCAAGAGAAGAAAACTCTCAATTTGTCATCTGTTCTTCGAGATGGCACTAGAGCCATGTCTGCCAAGTTTTTCTATGAAACTCTA GCATTGAAGAGCTTGGGATGCATCGATACCACACAAGAGTCTCCTTACGGTGATATCGTTGTATCAGCAACTCCACAACTTGAAAAAATAATGGACAGATGTTAA
- the LOC120270951 gene encoding probable aspartyl aminopeptidase, translated as MAKVGVDSIAGDFVDFLNASPTAFHAVAEAKLRLKEAGYEHISEREDWVLKPGGKYFFTRNHSTIIAFAIGQRFVAGNGFHIVGAHTDSPCLKIKPISKVVKGEFLEVGVQTYGGGLWHTWFDRDLTVAGRILIKLKKDGSDVYTHKLVRIQEPIMRIPTLAIHMDRSVMEGFKFNTQSNLVPVLATSIKNELQKLVGENIIVDQSDSTEKTNLSSNKHHLLLLKLIADQAGCEPDEICDFELQLCDTQPSIIGGALKEFIFSGRLDNLCMSFCSLKALIDATSAHGSLDQESGVRMVALFDHEEVGSNSAQGAASPAMFDALSRITQCFSSDSMLLAKAIQRSFVVSADMAHALHPNYMDKHEENHQPKMHGGLVIKHNANQRYATNAITSFIFREIADKHNLPIQDFVVRNDMACGSTIGPILASGVGVRTVDVGAPQLSMHSIREVCAVDDIRHSYEHFKAYFNEFTQLDAKNQRRLLSSFEFAYHITGMDLSLS; from the exons ATGGCGAAGGTGGGCGTGGACTCCATTGCCGGCGATTTCGTTGACTTCCTCAACGCCTCCCCTACTGCCTTCCACGCAGTTG CGGAGGCGAAGCTACGCCTCAAGGAAGCGGGGTACGAGCACATCTCGGAGAGGGAAGACTGGGTTCTGAAGCCTGGCGGCAAGTACTTCTTCACTCGCAATCATTCCACTATCATCGCCTTCGCCATTGGTCAAAG ATTTGTTGCTGGGAATGGATTCCACATCGTCGGGGCACACACTGACAGCCCCTGCCTCAAGATCAAGCCTATCTCCAAG GTGGTGAAAGGGGAGTTTCTGGAGGTGGGCGTGCAGACATATGGTGGTGGATTGTGGCACACCTGGTTTGATCGCGATTTGACTGTGGCTGGAAGGATTTTGATTAAGCTGAAGAAGGATGGCTCAGATGTGTATACTCACAAGCTTGTTCGAATCCAAGAGCCCATTATGCGGATACCTACTTTGGCTATCCACATGGATAG GAGTGTTATGGAAGGCTTCAAGTTTAATACACAGAGTAATCTTGTCCCTGTGCTGGCAACTTCAATCAAG AATGAGCTTCAGAAACTAGTTGGAGAAAATATTATTGTTGACCAGAGTGATTCTACCGAGAAAACAAATCTCAGCAGCAATAAGCATCACCTTCTTTTGCTAAAG CTTATTGCCGATCAGGCTGGGTGTGAACCAGATGAAATATGTGATTTTGAGCTGCAACTATGTGACACACAGCCAAGTATTATTGGTGGTGCTTTGAAGGAGTTTATCTTCTCTGGCAGACTTGACAATCTTTGCATGTCGTTTTGCTCTCTAAAG GCATTGATAGATGCAACATCTGCTCATGGTTCACTTGATCAAGAATCTGGTGTGAGGATGGTAGCTTTATTCGATCACGAGGAGGTTGGATCTAATTCAGCTCAGGGCGCTGCTTCTCCTGCTATGTTTGATGCTCTATCAAGAATCACACAGTGTTTCAGTTCTGATTCAATG TTACTTGCCAAAGCAATACAGAGGAGCTTCGTCGTATCTGCTGACATGGCACATGCTTTGCATCCAAATTATATG GACAAGCATGAGGAAAATCACCAACCTAAGATGCATGGTGGTCTTGTTATTAAGCACAACGCCAATCAACGTTATGCCACAAATGCTATAACCTCATTTATTTTCCGTGAGATTGCAGACAAGCATAATTTACCCATTCAG gATTTTGTTGTCCGCAATGATATGGCTTGCGGCTCAACTATTGGCCCTATACTTGCGAGCGGTGTCGGTGTCAGGACTGTGGATGTAGGCGCCCCGCAATTATCGATGCATAGCATAAGAGAAGTGTGTGCAGTAGATGATATTAGGCATTCATACGAGCATTTTAAGGCGTATTTCAATGAATTCACACAACTTGATGCGAAAAATCAGCGTAGATTATTAAGTTCTTTTGAATTTGCTTATCACATCACTGGAATGGATTTGTCTTTGTCTTAA